The Primulina eburnea isolate SZY01 chromosome 12, ASM2296580v1, whole genome shotgun sequence genome includes the window TGACTTGCACCCTTTGCTTCCTTTGTGCATTCAACCTTGAAAACAAGCCTCTATATTTGGCCACATTTCTATCTTTCGTCTATGCATTTTGTCATTTTTTGACGGAATATCTGATTTATCACACCATGGCTATTGCCAATCTGACAACTGTTGGTATTTTTGCAGGTAATGCTTCCGCAAATGAATAACTTTTATCTATGGATTGCATTGTATCTTCACTTCTTATTTGGACTCTACATCATATTGTTTTCTCATCTTTCATTGATGCATTATGAATTTCATCGAGTGGGAAGATCCTTTTCTTTCTTGGATTGTGATAGATTGAAACATCCACAATAGCATCAGGTTTTTTCTCTCCGTCAGTAATTGCGTGTCCATGATGATATGAGGTACCTGGGCTTAGTCTGTACATGTTTTTCCGACACCAAGCCCAATTTGGACCTTAATTGAAATGTGCTAATCAATTATCCTGGACTTTTATACCAGTCTGGTATAATGTTATGTTGACATCATTGTACAgttatttattattttgtgGATACTTGTATAACATATGCACTGATATAATTTTAGTTAGAAAGAGTAagaaattaatatattaattgTGTTTGTAGGCACATCCATCATATGGATGTTATTGCAGTGGAATTCACATCAGTCCCTCAGGATTAAACATTCGTAGACGTGGCATCAAGCATTGCCATTAAATGTTGTTATGCTTCATCGTAGCTGAATCTGTTGTTGACTATTAACGTCTTGGTAAGCATTCATTGACTGGTTGTGAACAGTTGAATGCGATTATATTTCCTTGGTTCCTGGTTTACGTCGTGCTTCTCATCTCCATTTGCTTACGACGGATCTCCCAAGCTTATGATATTTtaccgtttttttttttttatttgctgAATTGCTGTTGGTTAATGGACTTTATTGAGTCGTTTGTTTCGTTTCTCTAATGTGGGGTTTACTGATAGCATGAGGTGAACGAACACTGCTACTCCGAAATATGTATCTGCTACTATCTAATTTTATCTGATATTTGTTACATCCTCTATATTTATcccttattattttattaaatttaaaacaCTCTTTCTTAGCGGCATTCTTCTTTACAAACCTCTCAGACACAACTAACTTATG containing:
- the LOC140808339 gene encoding ergosterol biosynthetic protein 28 translates to MKYLSSSLVSPSIWRRMKLLGWWLMLVGTLRLASVWFGFFDIWALRLAVFSKTTMSEVHGRTFGVWTLLTCTLCFLCAFNLENKPLYLATFLSFVYAFCHFLTEYLIYHTMAIANLTTVGIFAGTSIIWMLLQWNSHQSLRIKHS